The nucleotide window tttattttttttttttgtttctttaaaatgaGCGCCATCCAGATCATCGGACAGCTCTTCATTCTTCGCTGGCTTGCACCGTTTCAGAGTTTTCAGAAGCGACTTCTGTTTGCTTTTCACTCTCCTAAAATTCgaaaaaatgattcaaataTTATAGGCAGACGTTTGAGAACAAGGTATTTATCAAGACGCCATTACCTGGACAGGCTCGGCTTCAATGACGGGCTGAGCAGATTCCTGTTCATTTGTTTCAACGGCGACTTGCTCAGCAGGAGCCTCTTCAGAAGCGGGTGCTGGATCACTGGCTTCTGCCtcctaattaaaaaaaacaaaacaaaagcagTTAATAACGTTAATGACCCCGCTTTATTCAACGCAGTCGACTGTCCAATTGCTCTACCCACATCGCCATCTTTTTACACGAAACTCTGAAAGAATTGCAATGAATTAGAATTGCATTCCATGAAATTATTCGTAGCAATTGATCGTATTTTTATGAAAGGCAAACGCCCTTGGTACGGTGTAAAATACTCAAGATGGCGACAGACGGGTAAACTGCGCCACTCGAGGGCGACCGTCTTCACCACACCCGAAAACATGtctgggtttttttctttttaaatttttgtttctttaaactTACTGGTTGAGCGGGTTGGGTTTCAACTTCAGATGCCACCACAGCTTCTGCGACTGGAGCATCCACTTCCTCCTGTTTGGACTCTTCGGCAGCTGGTGCTGCGACTTCCTCGGTGGCTGGAGCGGCTTCAGGCGTGGCTTCCTGTTTTTCCTCGACTACGGCTGCGGAGTCATCCttaaacacacaaaaatgaaatgaaaataaaaacgaggAAGTTGTGTGCGACAACGGGGCCCATCTTTTGCTGGCACCACAAAAGACTTTGGCTAATGAGGCCCAAAAATACCTTGACGGGAGCGGCCGTTTCCTCGGAGCTAACTTCAGCAGCGACTGCAACGGGTTCTTCCACGGAGGTCGATTCGGCTGCGGCAACGGGTGCAACATCGGCAACTTGTTCAGCAGTTTCGGTCTTAggctttaaaagaaaaaaaattcaaattcaatacTGTGTGTGAAGTGAACAAATCAAAGGGCACACGACCACCGAGAATAGCAAATCAGGAAATGAGAATCAATTGAATTGGAGAGCTTGAGTGTTGCGAGTCAAGCCCTTTTCAAAAGATAAAGAATAGTTGAATGAACTTAAACTTTACCGATTCCATTTCAAAGTAGGTATTAGGAGGGAGTGTAGAGTGAATGGCAATAGCTAGTGCTTGTACAAGAGGTCGAATGCTGACTGAGACAAGCGACTGGCAGTCGGAGAACGCGTCGCGTTCGCTATGTGCGTCGCTGTATGCAACGCGAGGAAGAAAAAGGGGTGTGTTCTAAAGGTTTTTAGTTACGTATATCCTCACATGCCTTTAGCTCGGTTTCAAAGACCTCGATACCGTGTTCAAAATGCGTAGTACGGAATAGAACCAAAGTCTCTCACACGCTGCATACcctccttaaaagaaaaaaaaaacgctaaaCCGAATAGCCCTGACCCTTTTCTCATCCGTTAGCCGCTTGCCTATAATCCCAGGTTTAAACGCATTGTCGATGACATTTTCTCCAGCTTTTCCCACCTCGTTGCAGCTACAACACAAAATCGGATAATAACAATTACTAATCTTTATTCGTCGCGCACTCGTCTGGCATGCAAAACACCTACAACTATTTGCCGACCGATATGGTCTAAAGTggtcaaacattttttttttcttttcgaaactTCCCCTGTGCATAACAAGCGCGGGGTCTATTTATGGGGATACAACTCATCTACTAGTCTCCCCCCCCGGCCTCTAACGATAAACGGCAGAGTTCCCATTTCAATATGGCGACGTTCAGCATTCCAAAAGCGTAACGGTCGTTGTAGAGTATAGTAACTCTCCATAGACACATCACCCCTTTCCTGCCTCTTAAAGTTTGGTATGGCCGAGTCAAGtggctcacacacacacacaggccGCTCCAATGTCTACACACGCACACGCGTACGGATTAGCCTGTGGGCCAACTGGACAAAACCTCTTTCGACTCGTCCCTaacgattaaaaaaaaaaaaaaaaaagaaggaaaatacaaataaaactGCGTAGTGTGGCCTTGGGTCTAGTGTTGCATTCCACCGCATCTCCTGCGGCACAAAACACCGAAAgcttaaaaaagcaaaaatattCATTCATGTTGGACTGTGTGTGTCCGCCATCGTTTTCTAACATCCCGCAACACTGGCCTCACTGCGCACAAGGCCGTTTTCAATTACCTTTTATGATTCGGCCGGACGTTGGCCATGTCCAACTCAACCGAACCCGACGTAACAAACAAACGGATTGGTCACACCAGTGGACAACGTCAGCCAAAaactccaaaaaaaaaaacttccatGTCGcattccttcttctttttttatgcaTCAACCcacgatttctttttctgtctCCACCGCGGCAATCGATAATCCGTACATAGTATAAGCTTTCTCCCAGCGTCACAATCGTTTTCGATTTCACTGAACGATGGAAGATGTCTAGACTGTCTTGGCTAACCTCGAACGACGGTCTCATCCAAGGACGTGGCCTGGAAATCACTACGAAACTTTGGAGCTATTGTTTAAATAATAGACACCACGAGACGGCGAAAGGAATTTTCAGCTACATTCCAATTTCCTAACAAGCTCCTAATGTCGGCGCTTTCACCTGTGCGCACACcgatatttttcaaaatgccACAAACAGCGGGCGCGTATCTTTATCAGGAAAAAGACTCTTTTCCTCTACTCTAGCTCCCCTTTTATGGATCGACTTTTCAAATAAGAGGGATACTTTGCTAGTTTGATTAATATCAACCGTTACAACGACCCCGTGTTCCgacttttcaaaaataaagcCTACAACTTGAACAAGAATTCTGCGCCTTTGACTAAAAGAAAGTTTAAAACATGTCCAAGTTCATCACCATATTGGTGCTTGAATTCCTGTGTCCCATGGCTAGCTAGTGgcgaaacagaaaaaaaaaaaaaaactgcctCGTGCACCTGCATTGCAGGTGTATTAAGCCCAAAGCCGTCGACAAGGCAAAAGAATTCACTTGCCCTAATTACAAAAAGTCGTAGAAGCCCAAACTGCTTCATTGCAGACACAATCATTAGTTACGTTAGTTCGGATCTTAATTGATTGATGCAGTAACCGAACGAAGCCATTAGCAGGAAAGCATCGCAGAGACCCTCTTCGGTCCAGCAGACAATACCGATTGCAGATGGCACCACATGGTTGGCCAATCAACTTTGATTCGTCAAACCAAACTAAGCCAGACCCATAACTGGAAACATGCAAACGTGGGTGGGTGGGACAATCGCGCTGCGGAATGCACCGCATATtgtgcaaaaataaaaaggcaaaAATCTATGTGAAAGGAAGTTGCCACAACCCAACGGAATGCACGGATGAGTAAACCGATTGCAATCATGAGCAGAATATCCTAACAACGTTATACAGATCATTTCAGCAATAGCGAAGAAGATACACGTTTGAACATAAGAAGAACTCAACTCTTTCCCGCAACGCGATCAATAAACGCGTCTAGCCAGAGTCGTAAATGCTGCCCACGTTCTctccccctcttctttttttttgtgtggctCTTTACTGATCTCGACTATTTCTCGACACGCGATACATCAAGTAGCGCACGCTTTCTACTTCCTCGCATACTCTCGATAAATCAatacttttttgtttccgcaaaaaaagaaaaacattctgCGCAAAAACCCTTTCGCGACATCTTTTGGTCAGTTCGAAGCCTAACGTCTTTAGAGAAACAAGTTACCCTTCGCATTACTGAGTTACACTACTTGACGGATATTGTGTCAAACGTTGTTGAACTGTCATTCAGAACTAAATGTTTACAACAGGAACCTGATCCTTCAAGACGCAGTGAAGCCGTTCGGTCAATCTACTTCGacaagtaagaaaaaaaaagaaaagtggggGAGGCTCTTCCTCCAATTACAGtaggaaagaaaagggaacaaGAAAATAGTATGTTAACTTGAAACGGAGGATGCCGAAACCGGACAGGAAAGGCTCAAACTGACACACGCTTTAAGAAAGGGagagaaaatataaaaaaagaaaatcttgaCCTACCTCTTTAGCAACatctccatttttgttgttttcttccttcGTCTTTTTCTCTCGTCTTAAGAAGCTGAAGGTTCGGAATGATCGCTTCTTCttaaccttttcttttttctcgtccTTTTGAGAAGATGGAGATTCTTCAACTTTGCTATCGTTCGCTGCTTCCGTCACGCTTTTATCCTTGACGTCCTCTTGAATGCTCTTGTCCTATTAGAAAACAAATTGGTAACaaccaatgaaaaatcaatttagtttttttgtttaccaaATCGGCTGGCTCTGTAGTCTTGGCTTCGCCATTGATGGGAGTCTTAACCTCTTCTTCAATATTTTCTATTGTCTGATTTGGGGCATCGTTGGTTTGTGGAATTTTTTCAACCACGGCAGCAGGTGCCTCCTTTTTAGGTGACCCGGAAATATCAACCGACCGCTTGCTCTGTCTCAAACCCATGGTGTTTGTCTTCtgctgtgtgtgttttttaacGAAAGGCGAAAgacgggatttttttttttttaagggtgAGGGTTAACGATGAACGGACGCTCTTCCACAAAATTGGTATTCAGTCGACTGATGTCGTCACGCTCGGGCGTCTCGTTGTCGTCACTCCAAATTTTACCTATAGCAAAAACACAATTATTAATACAAGAGTAAACAAGCTTGTAcaaacgcacacacacacacacagaaattGATTCGCTACAGATGTACACTTGACGCCTAGAGCTAAACACAAGTCGATGGGGGAATCGTTTTCTTCGTTCGTAGCctagtaaaaagaaaagaacatgGTCTCGATCCGTAATTTCTGGGTAACTCGTGCGTGCATTGGTGTTACTAAGGAATGGACATGGAGCAATGAACCCAACTTGCAAGGAGGCTAACGAAAGAAGAATGAAAACCACGTGGTATCGGTTGCTGGCCGCATCCGGTGGGGCGATAACCAAATTTCCAAAACGGAAATGAAGCATACAAGCCAATAGGAACTTGGATGGGCCATCCTCGTCGACTAGTATATGTTGGACCAAATACATAGAATGGAATTTCGTAACTGAATCGTACACGGCGACTGCGCTGTTGAAGACATCAATGCACGTCCCAGTCGAAATAGTATCACGATGAGTCAACGTATTCAGAGCTGCTATTCAACATGCACCTGCTCGTTGCCTAATAATACATTTTCTTTACTATACACCTGACCACAAAGCACTGCCTAAACTGAAAAATCGTCCTACAAAAATAGCAGCAAAGACAAAATGGAGGACGATAACTTCGCTGACACTATCGAAGTCACAGACACGTTAAACGTGGCTGTCATCTAACGCAAGGTTTTTTACGTCGTGGCTCAGATGGATGTAAGGAGGAAaagtttctttaaaaaagaagaaaaatgtgcaCTTTTGTGTCTACAGCATAACGGAAACAAATTTCGAGTCGATGCCGTTATTCAAACAGCGATGACAAGTGACTTACGCTAATAAACTGCCACAGTGGAGTTGTTACGACAGTTGAATGAATCCCGACTGCCGATCACAGAAAACACACGCACGtacccgaaaaaaaagaaatgaatgtGTAGTAAGCAAGACTAGAAGCCCCACCTTTCAACCGACGCTACAGGAGAGCCAACGCGCTTTCGCTGaatagggaaagaaaaagaaaaaggcggcAGATGTGGCCAATGTAATTTGCTGGCCAACTCAACTAACAAACATGCCGCCAGGTGTcagtgtgttttttttcaaccgttcttttctttttaccgcCTCGAGTTCTgtctgatgaagaagaaactaACAACACATGACGTGGTTCTCGTCACGTGTCACCTAACAAGATTCACCTTTTCAGAGAAACTGCATTGGTCCACACCGATTGTTGAGACACGGGCCAGCTTTTTCTACACAAGATGAAGCGAGAACACACTATGCCTGCGGCACAAACCTCGCCGACGCTACGAGATGAaaaagacgagaaaaaaaaacaacaaaaaaatagaatgcCACTGAAAAACCAAAGCGACTTTCAATGCCGAATGGTTGAGGTGAACGACAAGACTGGGTGAgtgtctctctctccccctccCTTCCAACATGAAAACACCGCCAGCGGGGTGAATGCTCTAGGAAAAAGATCAGAACAAAAAACTGGCAACACAGCGACGCCTCCCCTTTACTCCACCCACTTTGTTTGGACGATTCGCTGATTCATTTCCTTCCAAATAATAAGGGTTGTTGCTACGATATTTCGTCTAGTCTTCTCGTTTCTTTACACACATTTTTAGCATAATCAAGTTCAATTTGAATGACAAACACAATGTTATCATGGTTTtctatttaataaacaaaaatacgtTCCATCGCGACAGAATTGAATTATTGCCTTGAATCGCAATTTCAAAAGCAGATAATGGTTTGAGCTTTATTTCCATCAGACTGGctcctttttttatatattttccaTCACCATGACGGTAGAATAGAAACGATGGCCTTGAGGAAGACAAACAATTCTGTTGAATTGAATCCGCATGATGGTTCAATTGAACAGATTGTCAACTACAAACGCGACAACCTTGGAACCGGAtataaatcaaaacaaaaaaatatcacTTTCTACATTATAATAGTTTCAAAGTTCTCTTTAAATTCCCAGTACGAACTTAAAAAGAGAATTACCTAATAGCCGGATGAGCTCAGCTTGCAAAATTAATGGAGAACGATGACCCAAAGGGATACAAGAAAATACTGctattttttcctttcttttcaagGGGAGATTTTTTTGCCTTAAGGTCAAATAGCTTTAGGCTAATTTTCAAGGACGCAATGGTAAATGTCCACTATCGAAGAGGCAACTATCAAATATCCAAACCATCTTTCTATTGTTGCATATCAAAACGACAgtcatttaaaacaaataaaaaaataaaacagactATGGATTCAATAAGACTCTGCCTGATCCGGTTccttgaaacaaaaaagagacatTTCTTTACGAAATGAATATGGGTGGGATGCTTAACAATCGATCTACATCGAGTCGCTCGTGTAAGTTGGTGACTCATAAAAGAAAGGCGGGCAAAGGTTCTAGAGATTGGCACTGGATATATATCAAGAAGGAAAGATAGCACAATCAAcgtcaaaaattgaaaagaattaGCGAGAGAAACAAATGTTTGGCGTATTACACCCCTTCCACCCCAAGCACGCACACGTCGTCCCATCTGGGCCCAGAAAGAGCCAGTCTGCGTGTGCGTGACAAAAATCGATACGACAAGAGAGAAAACGTGGGGTTGTGTGAGAGGGTGTTTGCAAACCGACAGGCCCTTCTGAAACAGACAAAACCCAAGAGCAACATGTGCGAGACGGCAACCATCACACCACATGGTTACGGGATTACTCACTTCCAACGGCAAccggggaaggggggggggagacaTGAGTTCTCTCGAAAGAGTTACGATCACGGTATCCGTATTGATCGTTTCTCTGACTTCCATTCGCCGTTAACTTTAGCAACAGCCTCACATATTTATCATTTGTCTTATTTTCCTTACATTGCTTCATTGACGTAAATTACATGAGAACAAGGATACGCTATCATAAAAGAACAGACCGAAActtggaaaaagaaacatgCTTCAACACGCCTATAGCATTAGATAAGATACAGTCCAAGCTTCAAACAGATAATTATGACGAGCAAACCAATAAATAGCGGGACTTTGAAGAATTTCAGACATTATATTTGCCTTATCTCGCGTACATGACAAAAACGAATCTAATCAACTAAACGATTTCCTCCTTCATTAACTCTTAACCAGCCAAACCCCCACGCCTACAACCACCGACTAGGAAAaggctgcaaaaaaaaagaaatcgaaacaaCCCTGTCAGCGTTGTCAGTTTTGTTGTGGACATGGTGTGCGCATACCGGTGGCGTCTGTTTAGTCTACCGGCCCCACCCAGCTGCCTCTTCCCCCCAACATTTCCCCCTAGCGCTACGATTTTCCAACGATTCGTCCCCCCCTTTGCTCTTGACGCCATACTTATAGCCTGAAGGGTAGGGGTTGaaataaaactaaatctaGCTCAAGAAGGGGGAACTAAGGAAATCGTAGACTCAAACAAAATGTAAAGAAACTGAAAAACTTTGGAATGCAATGCCAACTTGTTCCGAGATTCGTTTGTGACATTAGGGATTCTTCGACCTTTGCTTACGTTACGATAGCATCATCAAAACTAGATGACATTATAGCATGACGCCCGTCATTCCCGCACACAAATTACGTCTTGTTATAAGCTTTGGTAAAGAATAAATAAGccaaatcttttcttttgaattgtggCGCACGTGACAGGTCAAATATGGCGGCAAAAATCTCGTCGTGAGACTTTTAAATACCTTTTCCTAGCACGCTCGATGAACTGTCAAATTCTAACGAAATCAAACCATACCGTTATCAACGATTTCTACCCAACACCTATTTTGCAAGGCAAGATAGATAAAGGAGCCATTTTGGACGCTTTTTTGCATTTACTTTTAAAAACGTAAAACTTGTCTAAACGTCAAAAGTTACGCATGGGCAAAAAATTCTGACCAAAGTGTCAACCCCCAACATCATTTGAAAATTTCCTTAAGTTATAGATCAAGAGAAGCCATCCATAAAAAAACTGAcagaaaattaaaacaattttgtgcttttcttttttcttactcCCCTCGATCTGCTGATGTGACGCACCCATGCTTGTCGGGCAATAGACTTGCTTCACTGTCTGTGTataccccctccccccttttttccctttttttttttatggcagGGAACAATAGCAAGATTTCGACACTTCCTATCGAACAATATGTTGATTTTTCGTAACGTACATCTTTGAAAAACTAAGGACATAAACACTGATGTGCAGTTTAATACAATGTAAAGTGAAATAGATTGAAAACTTACCGGGACAAGGGAACTTTCGATTACTGAACACGCAAGAACCACTTCAACAAGACTCTCAAAGCCAAAGCCAAGCCTACCAGCGCTTAAATTGGTACTTGGTACCGCCGTTTGCCGGCTTTGGCGCTCAGGGTTGGCGTATCGCTTCGAATTTGGTTCGTGAACGCCATCTAGAAGGCTACAATTGAATCACATagaaaaatttagaaattcgtattcagttttctttttcaaatattttttttactttcaattgaaaattctACTACCAGCTCTCTCTATTTATAGTATTCGCTAAATTTGATTTGCAACTTTTCCAGTTTTTCCTCTACTGGTTTTTTATAGAACGATATGACCTCCAGTATGTGGTGTATTCAGGTGATTTGTGGACATG belongs to Daphnia magna isolate NIES linkage group LG1, ASM2063170v1.1, whole genome shotgun sequence and includes:
- the LOC116927206 gene encoding testis-specific gene A8 protein; its protein translation is MGLRQSKRSVDISGSPKKEAPAAVVEKIPQTNDAPNQTIENIEEEVKTPINGEAKTTEPADLDKSIQEDVKDKSVTEAANDSKVEESPSSQKDEKKEKVKKKRSFRTFSFLRREKKTKEENNKNGDVAKEPKTETAEQVADVAPVAAAESTSVEEPVAVAAEVSSEETAAPVKDDSAAVVEEKQEATPEAAPATEEVAAPAAEESKQEEVDAPVAEAVVASEVETQPAQPEAEASDPAPASEEAPAEQVAVETNEQESAQPVIEAEPVQESEKQTEVASENSETVQASEE